In Erwinia sp. SLM-02, one genomic interval encodes:
- the yqhD gene encoding alcohol dehydrogenase, with the protein MNNFVLHTPTRILFGKGQIAQLAASIPAGSKVLILFGGGSVKKNGVMDQVYSALQGFDVQEFGGIEPNPDFSTLMQAVEIVKRDKITFLLAVGGGSVLDGTKFIAAAALYPHDPWHILETGGAEIEQALPVGSVLTLPATGSESNRSAVINRRATQDKRAFRSNYLFPLFAVLDPVYTYSLPPRQIANGVVDAFVHTVEQYLTFPVDARVQDRFAEGLLLTLVEEGPRALAEPENYDVRANVMWSATMALNGLIGAGVPQDWSTHMLGHELTALHGIDHAQTLAVVLPSLLNIQRDTKREKLLQYAERVWGIADGSEAERIDGAIAATRAFFEQMGIATRLSDYQLDGSSIPALLEKLAEKGLTALGERQDITLDVSRQIYLDAR; encoded by the coding sequence ATGAATAATTTCGTACTGCATACGCCCACCCGCATCCTGTTTGGCAAGGGGCAAATTGCCCAGCTGGCCGCCTCCATACCCGCCGGCAGCAAGGTGCTGATCCTCTTTGGCGGCGGCAGCGTCAAGAAAAATGGCGTGATGGATCAGGTTTACAGCGCATTACAGGGTTTTGATGTTCAGGAGTTTGGCGGCATCGAGCCTAACCCGGATTTCTCCACCCTGATGCAGGCGGTGGAAATCGTTAAACGGGATAAGATCACCTTCCTGCTGGCGGTGGGCGGCGGGTCGGTGCTGGACGGCACCAAGTTTATCGCCGCGGCGGCGCTTTATCCGCATGACCCGTGGCATATTCTGGAAACCGGCGGTGCTGAAATTGAGCAGGCGCTGCCTGTCGGATCGGTGCTGACCCTGCCCGCGACCGGCTCCGAGTCCAACCGCAGCGCGGTAATTAATCGCCGCGCGACCCAGGATAAGCGGGCGTTTCGCAGCAACTATCTGTTCCCGCTTTTCGCCGTACTGGACCCGGTTTACACCTACAGCCTGCCGCCGCGCCAGATCGCCAACGGCGTGGTGGATGCCTTTGTGCATACCGTAGAACAGTACCTTACCTTCCCGGTTGACGCCCGCGTCCAGGACCGTTTTGCCGAAGGCCTGCTGCTGACGCTGGTGGAAGAAGGCCCGCGCGCGCTGGCCGAGCCGGAAAATTATGACGTCCGCGCCAACGTGATGTGGAGCGCGACGATGGCGCTGAACGGCCTGATCGGTGCCGGCGTGCCGCAGGACTGGTCCACCCATATGCTCGGCCACGAGCTGACGGCGCTGCACGGCATCGACCACGCGCAGACGCTGGCTGTCGTGCTGCCGTCTCTGCTCAACATCCAGCGCGACACCAAGCGGGAAAAACTGCTGCAGTACGCGGAGCGCGTCTGGGGGATCGCCGACGGCAGCGAAGCGGAACGCATCGATGGGGCGATTGCCGCCACGCGCGCTTTCTTTGAGCAGATGGGCATTGCCACCCGCCTGTCGGACTATCAGCTGGACGGCTCGTCGATCCCGGCACTGCTGGAAAAACTGGCAGAAAAAGGGCTCACCGCGCTGGGCGAACGCCAGGATATTACGCTGGACGTCAGCCGTCAGATCTATCTGGACGCACGCTAG
- a CDS encoding 1-acylglycerol-3-phosphate O-acyltransferase → MLSILRIIVVIIYSILLCVFGCIWCLFSPRNPKHVSTFGRLFGRLAPVFGLKVELRRPEGHKDFPNAIYICNHQNNYDMITAANIVEPTTVTVGKKSLLWVPFFGLLYWLTGNLLIDRDNRAKAHGTIGELVSEFQKKKISFWMFPEGTRSRGRGLLPFKTGAFHAAVAAGVPIIPVVVSNTHDKIKLNRLKNGLAIVEMMPPVDIKAFENQSVRKLATHCRELMAAKLEELNAEVAAREASGKL, encoded by the coding sequence ATGCTCTCTATTTTACGTATCATCGTGGTCATTATTTATTCGATACTGCTGTGCGTGTTTGGCTGTATCTGGTGCCTGTTCAGTCCAAGAAACCCGAAGCACGTTTCTACCTTCGGCCGGCTTTTCGGCCGCCTTGCGCCGGTGTTTGGCCTAAAGGTTGAACTGCGTCGTCCCGAAGGGCATAAAGACTTCCCCAACGCGATTTACATCTGTAACCACCAGAATAACTACGACATGATCACCGCGGCGAATATCGTTGAGCCGACCACCGTCACCGTCGGTAAGAAAAGCCTGCTGTGGGTGCCGTTCTTTGGGCTGCTGTACTGGCTGACCGGTAATCTGCTGATCGACCGGGACAATCGTGCCAAGGCGCACGGCACCATCGGGGAGCTGGTAAGCGAATTTCAGAAGAAAAAAATCTCGTTCTGGATGTTCCCGGAAGGCACGCGCAGCCGCGGTCGTGGGCTGCTGCCGTTTAAAACCGGCGCGTTTCATGCCGCCGTGGCGGCCGGCGTGCCGATCATTCCGGTCGTCGTCTCCAACACCCATGACAAGATCAAACTGAACCGGCTGAAAAATGGCCTGGCGATCGTTGAAATGATGCCGCCGGTGGATATCAAGGCGTTTGAAAATCAGTCGGTGCGCAAGCTGGCAACCCACTGTCGCGAACTGATGGCGGCGAAACTTGAAGAGTTAAATGCTGAAGTCGCTGCAAGAGAAGCATCAGGTAAGCTATAA
- the metC gene encoding cystathionine beta-lyase, protein MTSKKIETALVAAGRSKRYTQGSVNSVIQRASSLVFDTVADKKRATAGRANGELFYGRRGTLTHFSLQDAMTELEGGAGCVLYPCGAAAVANAILAFVDAGDNVLMSGSVYEPTQDFCTKILSKLNVSTTWFDHCIGAEIADLVQPNTRVVFLESPASITMEVQDIPSIVAAVRSKAPEAIIMVDNTWAAGILFRALDFGVDISIQAATKYLVGHSDAMIGTAVANARCWAQLRENSYLMGQMVDADTAYVTSRGLRTLAVRLRQHQESSIQVAQWLAGRDEVERVNHPALPECKGHEFWQRDFSGCSGLFSFILKERLSSERLAHYLDHFSHFSMAYSWGGYESLILANQPEELAAIRPAGGIDFTGTLVRVHIGLEHVDDLIEDLRAGFDRLSQ, encoded by the coding sequence ATGACCAGCAAAAAGATCGAAACGGCCCTGGTGGCCGCCGGACGCAGCAAACGATACACCCAGGGATCGGTGAACAGCGTGATTCAGCGCGCCTCTTCTCTGGTTTTTGACACCGTTGCCGATAAAAAGCGAGCCACCGCCGGGCGCGCCAACGGCGAACTGTTTTATGGCCGTCGGGGTACCCTCACCCACTTTTCGCTGCAGGATGCGATGACCGAACTGGAAGGCGGCGCGGGCTGCGTACTGTATCCCTGCGGTGCTGCAGCGGTGGCCAACGCCATTCTCGCGTTTGTTGACGCCGGGGATAACGTACTGATGAGCGGCAGCGTTTACGAACCGACTCAGGACTTTTGCACCAAAATCCTCAGCAAGCTGAACGTCAGCACCACCTGGTTCGATCACTGCATCGGCGCTGAAATTGCCGATTTAGTGCAGCCCAACACCCGCGTGGTCTTCCTGGAGTCTCCGGCATCGATCACTATGGAAGTGCAGGATATCCCCTCCATCGTGGCGGCGGTGCGCAGCAAAGCCCCTGAGGCCATTATCATGGTCGATAATACCTGGGCGGCCGGGATCCTGTTTCGCGCGCTGGATTTCGGCGTGGATATCTCTATTCAGGCGGCCACCAAATATCTGGTTGGCCACTCGGATGCGATGATCGGCACCGCCGTAGCCAATGCGCGCTGCTGGGCGCAGCTGCGGGAAAACTCGTATCTGATGGGCCAGATGGTGGATGCCGACACCGCTTACGTCACCAGCCGCGGGCTGCGCACGCTGGCGGTGCGCCTGCGTCAGCATCAGGAGAGCAGCATTCAGGTTGCGCAGTGGCTGGCCGGGCGCGATGAAGTTGAGCGGGTGAATCATCCGGCGCTGCCGGAGTGCAAAGGGCACGAATTCTGGCAGCGCGATTTCAGCGGCTGCAGCGGCCTGTTCTCCTTTATCCTGAAGGAACGCCTGAGCAGTGAGCGCCTGGCACACTACCTGGATCATTTCAGCCACTTCAGCATGGCCTACTCCTGGGGCGGCTATGAGTCGCTGATCCTCGCCAATCAGCCTGAAGAACTGGCCGCTATCCGCCCCGCAGGCGGCATTGATTTCACCGGTACGCTGGTTCGGGTGCATATCGGCCTGGAACACGTTGACGATCTGATCGAGGATCTGCGTGCGGGCTTCGACAGGCTGAGCCAGTAA
- the parC gene encoding DNA topoisomerase IV subunit A yields MSDQMQDGAERLALHKFTENAYLNYSMYVIMDRALPYIGDGLKPVQRRIVYAMSELGLSNSAKFKKSARTVGDVLGKYHPHGDSACYEAMVLMAQPFSYRYPLVDGQGNWGAPDDPKSFAAMRYTESRLSKYAEVLLGELGQGTVDYIPNFDGTMQEPKMLPARLPNILLNGTTGIAVGMATDIPPHNLREVAKAAIALIDSPKTTLDELLDIVQGPDYPTEAEIITPRSEIRKIYQSGRGSVRMRAVWKKEDGDVVITALPHQVSGARVLEQIAAQMRNKKLPMVEDLRDESDHENPTRLVIVPRSNRVDLEQVMNHLFATTDLERSYRINLNMIGLDNRPAVKNLLEILSEWLVYRRDTVRRRLNYRLEKVLKRLHILAGLLVAFLNIDEVIHIIRSEDEPKPVLMSRFDISETQAEAILELKLRHLAKLEEMKIRGEQAELEKERDHLQGILASERKMNTLLKKELQADSDTYGDDRRSPLREREEAKAISEHELVPSEPVTIVLSQMGWVRSAKGHDIDPAGLNYKAGDSYRAAARGKSNQPVAFIDSTGRSYALDPVTLPSARGQGEPLTGKLTPPPGATIEQVLMEADEQRLLMASDAGYGFVCTFSDLVSRNRAGKALLTLPENAKVMTPLAIHGDDDLLLAITAAGRMLMFPVGDLPQLSKGKGNKIISIPSAQAASGEDKLAWLLLLTPQSAITLYVGKRKLTLKAEDLQKFRAERGRRGTQLPRGLQRIDRVDVDGPSRPAADDSEE; encoded by the coding sequence ATGAGCGATCAGATGCAGGATGGTGCCGAGCGCCTTGCGCTGCACAAGTTTACAGAAAATGCGTACCTTAACTACTCCATGTACGTCATCATGGATCGTGCGCTTCCCTATATAGGCGACGGACTGAAACCGGTTCAGCGCCGTATCGTTTACGCCATGTCCGAACTTGGGCTGAGCAACAGCGCGAAATTCAAAAAATCCGCACGTACCGTGGGTGACGTGCTGGGTAAGTATCATCCTCACGGCGACAGCGCCTGTTACGAAGCGATGGTGCTGATGGCGCAGCCGTTCTCCTATCGCTATCCGCTGGTTGATGGCCAGGGAAACTGGGGCGCGCCGGACGATCCGAAATCCTTTGCTGCGATGCGCTATACGGAGTCGCGCCTGTCAAAGTATGCCGAAGTGCTGCTGGGCGAACTGGGGCAGGGGACGGTCGATTATATTCCGAACTTTGACGGCACCATGCAGGAGCCTAAAATGCTGCCTGCGCGCCTGCCTAATATCCTGCTGAACGGCACCACCGGTATTGCGGTCGGTATGGCCACGGATATCCCGCCGCATAACCTGCGTGAGGTCGCGAAGGCGGCGATTGCGCTGATCGACAGCCCGAAAACCACGCTTGATGAACTGCTGGATATCGTGCAGGGGCCGGATTATCCCACCGAAGCTGAAATCATCACGCCGCGCAGCGAGATCCGCAAAATTTATCAGAGCGGCCGTGGTTCGGTGCGCATGCGCGCCGTGTGGAAAAAAGAGGATGGCGACGTGGTGATCACCGCGCTGCCGCATCAGGTTTCCGGGGCGCGCGTTCTGGAGCAGATTGCCGCTCAGATGCGCAATAAAAAGCTGCCGATGGTGGAAGACCTGCGCGATGAATCGGATCATGAGAACCCCACCCGGCTGGTTATCGTACCGCGTTCCAATCGCGTCGATCTTGAACAGGTGATGAATCACCTGTTTGCCACGACCGATCTGGAACGCAGCTACCGAATCAATCTGAATATGATTGGTCTGGATAACCGTCCGGCGGTGAAAAACCTGCTGGAGATCCTGAGCGAGTGGCTGGTTTATCGCCGTGATACCGTCCGTCGCCGTCTGAACTATCGCCTTGAAAAGGTACTCAAGCGCCTGCATATCCTTGCTGGTTTACTGGTCGCCTTCCTGAATATTGATGAAGTGATCCACATCATCCGCAGTGAAGATGAGCCTAAGCCGGTGCTGATGTCTCGCTTCGATATTTCAGAAACTCAGGCCGAAGCCATTCTGGAACTGAAACTGCGCCATCTCGCCAAGCTGGAAGAGATGAAAATCCGCGGTGAGCAGGCGGAGCTGGAAAAAGAACGCGATCATTTGCAGGGGATCCTCGCATCCGAGCGCAAGATGAATACGCTGCTGAAGAAAGAGCTGCAGGCCGATAGCGACACCTACGGTGACGACCGCCGTTCACCTCTGCGTGAACGCGAAGAGGCGAAGGCCATCAGCGAGCATGAGCTGGTGCCTTCCGAACCGGTCACCATCGTTCTGTCGCAGATGGGTTGGGTGCGCAGCGCCAAAGGGCACGATATCGATCCGGCCGGGCTTAATTACAAAGCCGGTGACAGCTATCGCGCCGCGGCGCGCGGCAAGAGCAATCAGCCGGTGGCCTTTATTGACTCCACCGGGCGCAGCTATGCGCTCGATCCGGTCACCCTGCCGTCGGCACGCGGGCAGGGCGAGCCGCTGACCGGCAAGCTGACGCCGCCGCCGGGTGCAACGATTGAACAGGTGCTGATGGAGGCCGATGAGCAACGCCTGCTGATGGCGTCGGATGCCGGTTACGGATTCGTCTGCACCTTCAGCGATCTGGTTTCCCGCAACCGCGCGGGTAAAGCTCTGCTGACCCTGCCGGAAAATGCCAAAGTCATGACCCCACTCGCCATCCATGGCGATGACGATCTGCTGCTGGCGATCACCGCCGCCGGGCGTATGCTGATGTTCCCGGTTGGCGACCTGCCGCAGCTTTCCAAAGGCAAGGGCAATAAGATTATCTCTATCCCGTCCGCCCAGGCGGCATCCGGGGAAGATAAGCTGGCCTGGCTGCTGTTGCTGACACCACAAAGTGCCATTACTCTGTATGTCGGCAAGCGTAAGCTGACGCTGAAAGCGGAAGATCTCCAGAAGTTCCGGGCAGAGCGTGGCCGCCGTGGTACTCAGCTGCCGCGCGGATTGCAGCGTATCGATCGCGTGGATGTCGATGGCCCGTCACGTCCAGCGGCGGATGACAGCGAAGAGTAA
- a CDS encoding ShlB/FhaC/HecB family hemolysin secretion/activation protein codes for MAPSFYKIHFLTVLLMFFSGGTFSANPVRDIQQQNVNQQEQQKALQNQLDTAGKDVRSEPAPDVYKGLIYLDTPDCLKIDSVSVDKDDAVPHWIPLQRIANRATGHCMNAHNIKTVAIILQNKLIASGYITSRTALPEQNVKEGHLIIKVVSGLIGNIILEDGSNKYVHIANTFPTKKGNILDLRDLEQGLENMQGIPTTDVHINLLPSSEAGKSDVIIDRSQESYWRVAGWTDDSGSRSTGRYQAGVALYLDNPTSLSDLFYISASHDLQNSHKFASESRSFNYSVPYGYWSFNLYASQNKYHQALVGNFSKYQYRGNNKIVIGKVSRVLHRGAQQKTLFSTQVIKRDAHYHIGDTEMDLQKINVTNLRFDLAHRHYINSIVFDADVSFQRNVRWLGSEKTASAKSGDASNISRIVTLDLQAVVPFELAGMTMSWQPHYYQQYSPDELITQDQFNIGNRWSVRGFNGENTIMGDRGWYLSNSINIDMPQSWNNQFYIGVDYGRVSHINQEWVTGKSITGGTVGLRGVQWRTGYDIFAGTPFSKPDGLITDRLTLGFNLQWMY; via the coding sequence GTGGCGCCGTCTTTTTATAAGATTCATTTCCTGACAGTCTTATTGATGTTTTTTTCGGGGGGTACATTTTCAGCCAATCCGGTGAGGGATATACAGCAGCAGAACGTTAATCAACAGGAACAGCAAAAGGCGTTACAGAATCAGCTGGATACTGCGGGTAAGGACGTTCGCTCCGAGCCTGCGCCTGATGTTTATAAAGGGCTAATTTATCTCGACACGCCAGACTGTTTAAAAATTGACAGCGTAAGCGTTGATAAAGACGATGCGGTTCCCCACTGGATCCCTCTGCAGCGGATAGCCAACCGGGCAACAGGCCACTGTATGAATGCGCATAATATCAAAACCGTGGCCATCATTTTACAAAACAAGCTTATTGCATCAGGGTATATTACCTCACGCACAGCGCTGCCGGAGCAAAATGTCAAAGAGGGCCATTTAATTATCAAGGTGGTTTCAGGCCTGATTGGGAACATTATTCTGGAGGACGGCTCGAATAAATATGTGCATATCGCCAATACGTTCCCAACGAAAAAAGGAAACATCCTCGATCTACGCGATCTTGAGCAGGGGCTGGAAAATATGCAGGGCATTCCGACTACGGATGTGCATATTAATCTCCTCCCCTCTTCTGAAGCCGGGAAAAGCGATGTGATTATTGACCGCTCGCAGGAATCATATTGGCGCGTGGCGGGCTGGACCGATGACTCTGGCAGTAGAAGCACCGGGCGCTATCAGGCGGGGGTGGCGCTCTATCTTGATAATCCAACGTCACTGAGCGACCTTTTTTATATCTCGGCGTCACACGATCTGCAGAACAGCCACAAATTCGCGAGTGAAAGCCGATCGTTTAATTACAGCGTTCCCTACGGATACTGGTCTTTTAACCTTTATGCCAGCCAGAATAAGTATCATCAGGCGCTGGTCGGTAACTTCTCGAAATATCAGTATCGTGGAAATAACAAGATTGTCATTGGAAAAGTCAGCCGCGTCCTCCATCGCGGTGCTCAGCAGAAAACCCTGTTCAGCACCCAGGTGATCAAGCGTGATGCGCATTACCACATCGGCGACACGGAGATGGATTTACAGAAAATAAATGTGACCAATCTGCGTTTTGACCTGGCTCACCGACACTACATAAACAGCATCGTGTTTGATGCCGACGTGAGTTTCCAGCGAAATGTACGCTGGCTCGGGAGTGAGAAGACGGCGAGTGCTAAATCCGGAGATGCCAGCAATATAAGCAGGATCGTAACGCTGGATTTACAGGCCGTGGTTCCTTTTGAGCTGGCAGGAATGACAATGAGCTGGCAGCCACACTATTACCAGCAGTATAGCCCGGATGAGCTGATTACACAGGACCAGTTCAATATAGGTAATCGCTGGAGCGTTCGTGGTTTTAACGGTGAAAACACGATTATGGGCGATCGCGGCTGGTATTTAAGTAATTCAATCAATATTGATATGCCTCAGTCATGGAATAATCAATTTTATATCGGCGTTGACTACGGGAGAGTTTCACATATTAATCAGGAATGGGTTACCGGAAAATCGATTACCGGCGGCACGGTAGGGTTGCGAGGAGTGCAGTGGAGAACCGGGTACGACATCTTTGCCGGAACGCCTTTTTCGAAGCCCGATGGATTAATTACGGATCGCCTTACGTTAGGATTTAACCTGCAGTGGATGTATTAG
- a CDS encoding AraC family transcriptional regulator, producing MDRNAICERLARQVIGLVTQNKGLSSVPGISLIYADRHMARTPVMYQPAIVILFQGQKTGYLGNSVFSYDANKYLMLTVPLPFECETFATPEAPLAGITLRVDPLKLQDLLMDIGDDDGFHPEPKTCGIHSALLTEEMLCATERLLDMMNNPRDARVLGPQLVREILYYVLQGPCGGALLALVSRQTQFSQIARALRRIEHHFTDNLSVDLLAAEANMSVSAFHHNFKAVTSTSPLQYLKSYRLHQARMMMLQEGMKASVAAMKVGYESASQFSREFKRYFGVTPGEEMTRMRQPG from the coding sequence ATGGACAGAAACGCGATATGCGAACGGCTTGCCCGCCAGGTGATTGGCCTGGTGACGCAGAACAAAGGGCTGTCGTCGGTGCCCGGTATCAGCCTGATCTATGCCGACAGGCATATGGCGCGTACCCCGGTCATGTACCAGCCGGCGATTGTGATCCTGTTTCAGGGGCAGAAGACCGGCTACCTGGGCAACAGCGTATTCAGCTACGACGCCAATAAATACCTGATGCTGACCGTTCCGCTGCCGTTTGAGTGTGAAACCTTTGCCACGCCGGAAGCGCCGCTGGCCGGAATAACGCTGCGGGTCGATCCGCTGAAGCTCCAGGATCTCCTGATGGATATTGGCGATGACGACGGCTTTCATCCTGAACCGAAAACCTGCGGTATCCACTCGGCGCTGCTGACGGAAGAGATGCTCTGTGCAACCGAGCGTCTGCTGGACATGATGAACAATCCGCGTGATGCCCGCGTGCTGGGGCCACAATTGGTACGTGAGATCCTCTACTACGTGCTGCAGGGGCCGTGCGGCGGTGCGCTGCTGGCGCTGGTGAGCCGGCAGACGCAGTTCAGCCAGATTGCCCGTGCACTGCGGCGTATTGAGCATCACTTCACCGATAACCTGAGCGTTGACCTGCTGGCAGCGGAGGCCAATATGAGCGTCTCGGCGTTCCATCATAACTTCAAGGCGGTGACCAGCACCTCCCCGCTACAGTACCTGAAAAGCTACCGTCTGCATCAGGCGCGCATGATGATGCTGCAGGAGGGGATGAAGGCCAGCGTGGCGGCAATGAAAGTGGGATATGAAAGCGCGTCGCAGTTCTCGCGCGAGTTCAAACGCTACTTTGGCGTCACGCCGGGGGAAGAGATGACCCGGATGCGGCAGCCGGGATAA
- the dkgA gene encoding 2,5-didehydrogluconate reductase DkgA, producing the protein MADQPIIKLHDGNMMPQLGLGVWQASVDEARSAAVTALEVGYRSIDTAAIYKNEEGIGQALRETDVARDDIFVTTKLWNDDQLDAEKALEASLKKLQLDSVDLYLMHWPCPEKDTFVAAWQAMIKLQQQGLTKSIGVCNFNEPHLKRLLDETGVIPVINQIELHPMLQQRTLHAWNAMHHIQTESWSPLAQGGEGVFEQDIIKRLAQKYGKTPAQIVIRWHLDSGLVVIPKSVTPSRIKENFEVFDFRLEKTEVSEIASLDRNNRLGPDPESFN; encoded by the coding sequence ATGGCAGATCAACCAATCATTAAACTGCACGATGGCAATATGATGCCGCAGCTTGGGCTGGGCGTCTGGCAGGCCAGCGTGGATGAGGCCCGGAGCGCGGCGGTGACCGCACTTGAGGTCGGTTACCGTTCGATTGACACCGCGGCGATATACAAAAATGAAGAGGGTATCGGCCAGGCGCTGCGCGAAACCGACGTCGCGCGGGACGATATTTTCGTCACCACCAAATTGTGGAATGACGATCAGCTGGATGCCGAAAAGGCGCTGGAAGCCAGCCTGAAAAAACTGCAGCTGGACAGCGTTGATCTCTATCTGATGCACTGGCCCTGCCCGGAGAAAGATACGTTTGTGGCCGCCTGGCAGGCAATGATCAAACTGCAGCAGCAGGGCCTGACCAAAAGTATCGGCGTGTGTAACTTTAATGAGCCGCACCTCAAGCGGTTGCTCGATGAGACCGGCGTCATTCCGGTGATCAATCAGATCGAGCTGCATCCGATGCTGCAACAGCGCACGCTTCATGCCTGGAATGCGATGCATCACATCCAGACAGAATCATGGAGCCCGCTGGCGCAGGGCGGGGAAGGCGTGTTCGAGCAGGACATTATCAAGCGGCTGGCGCAGAAATACGGCAAAACCCCGGCTCAGATCGTGATTCGCTGGCATCTGGACAGCGGTCTGGTGGTGATCCCGAAATCCGTCACGCCGTCTCGCATTAAAGAGAACTTTGAGGTGTTTGATTTCCGCCTGGAGAAAACCGAAGTCAGTGAGATTGCTTCGCTGGATCGTAATAATCGCCTGGGCCCGGACCCGGAAAGCTTCAACTAA
- the ftsP gene encoding cell division protein FtsP — translation MSLSRRQFFKASGIALCASSLPFSARAAGPGTPLPVPPLIESRRGQPLFLTMQRSHWSFDGSSKAQVWGFNGLYLGPTVRVWNGDDVKLIYSNRLNEPVAMTVSGLQVPGALMGGAARLMSPGVDWSPVVPIRQAAATCWYHANTPNRMAPHVYNGLAGMWLVEDEVSKSLPIPKHYGVDDFPVIIQDKRLDNFGSPEYDPPGSGGFVGDTLLVNGVQNPFLEVSRGWVRLRLLNASNSRRYQLRMSDARPFNVIASDQGFLPAPVAVDQLSLAPGERREVLIDMTQGDEVSITAGDAAGIVDRLRGIFEPSSILISTLVLTLRPTGLLPLVTDNLPMRILADQMIPGTVSRTREFRLGDSTPGINGALWNMSRIDTQAQQGSFERWMIHADTPQAFHIQGVMFLIKSVNGAQTMAEDRGWKDTVWVDGDVDLLVSFTQPSSEHFPFVYYSQMLEMADRGTAGQMVVNPAQQY, via the coding sequence ATGTCCCTCAGTCGTCGTCAGTTTTTTAAGGCCTCAGGCATTGCCCTTTGTGCTTCATCATTACCGTTCAGCGCGCGGGCGGCTGGCCCGGGCACGCCGCTGCCGGTTCCACCGCTGATTGAGTCCCGTCGCGGGCAGCCGCTGTTTCTGACGATGCAGCGCAGCCACTGGTCTTTTGACGGCAGCAGCAAGGCGCAGGTATGGGGGTTTAACGGCCTTTATCTTGGCCCGACGGTGCGCGTGTGGAACGGAGATGACGTCAAGCTTATCTACAGCAATCGATTGAATGAACCGGTCGCGATGACCGTCAGCGGCCTGCAGGTTCCCGGTGCGCTGATGGGGGGCGCGGCCCGCCTGATGTCGCCGGGCGTAGACTGGTCACCGGTGGTGCCGATCCGCCAGGCCGCCGCCACCTGCTGGTATCATGCCAATACGCCTAACCGCATGGCCCCGCATGTTTATAACGGGCTGGCGGGTATGTGGCTGGTTGAAGATGAAGTTAGTAAGTCCTTACCTATTCCAAAACACTACGGCGTGGACGACTTCCCGGTCATTATTCAGGACAAGCGGCTGGATAACTTCGGCTCGCCGGAATATGACCCGCCGGGCAGCGGTGGCTTCGTCGGCGATACGCTGCTGGTCAACGGCGTACAAAACCCCTTCCTTGAGGTTTCACGCGGCTGGGTGCGCCTGCGCCTGCTGAACGCCTCCAATTCCCGCCGCTATCAGCTGCGCATGAGTGATGCCCGGCCGTTTAACGTCATTGCCAGCGATCAGGGTTTCCTTCCCGCGCCGGTGGCGGTAGATCAGCTGTCGCTGGCCCCGGGTGAACGCCGGGAAGTGCTGATCGATATGACCCAGGGCGATGAAGTCTCGATTACGGCAGGGGATGCGGCTGGCATTGTCGACAGGCTGCGTGGCATCTTTGAACCATCCAGCATTCTCATCTCCACTCTGGTGCTGACCCTGCGCCCAACGGGGCTGTTACCGTTAGTAACCGATAACTTACCGATGCGTATTCTGGCGGATCAGATGATCCCCGGCACCGTCAGCCGCACCCGTGAATTCCGCCTGGGTGATTCCACGCCGGGCATTAACGGCGCGCTGTGGAATATGTCGCGCATTGATACCCAGGCGCAGCAGGGCAGCTTTGAACGCTGGATGATCCATGCCGATACGCCGCAGGCATTTCATATTCAGGGCGTGATGTTCCTGATTAAAAGCGTCAACGGTGCACAGACCATGGCAGAGGATCGCGGCTGGAAGGATACGGTATGGGTCGATGGCGACGTCGATCTGCTGGTGTCCTTTACCCAGCCGTCCTCCGAGCACTTCCCGTTTGTCTATTACAGCCAGATGCTGGAAATGGCCGATCGCGGAACGGCGGGGCAGATGGTGGTGAATCCTGCCCAGCAGTATTAA
- a CDS encoding DedA family protein: MGVLHEIVQALWHQDFTALANPDVIWVVYGIMFITLLLENGLLPASFLPGDSLLLLAGAMVAKGVMAFFPTMIILTAAASIGCWLSYLQGRWLGNTRLVKGWLLHLPAQYHQRAWNLFNRHGLLALLVGRFLAFVRTILPTMAGISGLKSGRFQLFNWLSGLLWVTILVALGYGISQVPFIKRHEDQVMAILMILPLVLLCAGLTGSVVLVLRRKKAR; this comes from the coding sequence ATGGGTGTTTTACACGAGATTGTTCAGGCGCTCTGGCATCAGGATTTTACCGCGCTGGCCAATCCGGATGTGATTTGGGTTGTTTACGGGATTATGTTTATCACGTTGCTGCTTGAAAATGGTTTGCTTCCGGCTTCATTTCTCCCCGGCGACAGCCTGCTGCTGCTGGCCGGTGCCATGGTGGCCAAAGGCGTCATGGCATTTTTTCCCACGATGATCATCCTGACCGCCGCCGCCAGTATTGGCTGCTGGCTGAGCTATTTGCAGGGCCGCTGGCTGGGCAATACCCGGCTGGTGAAAGGCTGGCTGCTGCACCTTCCCGCGCAGTACCACCAGCGGGCATGGAACCTGTTTAACCGCCACGGGCTGCTGGCGCTGCTGGTTGGCCGCTTCCTCGCCTTTGTACGGACGATTCTGCCTACCATGGCCGGTATTTCCGGGCTGAAAAGCGGCCGCTTCCAGCTGTTTAACTGGCTCAGCGGGCTGCTGTGGGTGACGATTCTGGTCGCGCTCGGCTATGGCATCAGCCAGGTGCCGTTTATCAAGCGTCATGAGGATCAGGTGATGGCGATTCTGATGATCCTGCCGCTGGTGCTGCTCTGTGCCGGACTTACCGGTAGCGTGGTGCTGGTGCTGAGGCGTAAAAAGGCCCGTTAA